The Pseudoxanthomonas sp. genome segment GCGGCGACCAGTACGGCCGTGGCCAGACCGCCGCCGGCCAGCGCCCAGCGATGCCGGACCAGGTACTTGTGCAGCCGATACCCCACGCTCTGTGGCCGCGCGTGGACCGGACGCCCTTCGATATGCCGCTGCAGGTCCAGCGCCAGCGCCTCGACCGAGGCGTAGCGCTGTTCCGGCAGCTTCTGCAGGGCCTTGAGCGCGATGTTGTCCAGATCGCCGCTGAGCTTGCGGGCGGTACGGCGTGCCTCCGGACAGCGGCTGCGGCTGCCGTCGGTGGTGCGCAGGGTGGCGACCGAGGGCTTGAGCGGTTCCACCGCCAGGATCGCCTGTTCCCACTCGGCGTCGGTCTGGCGGCGCAGGCGGTAGGGTTTGGTGTTGGCGATCAGTTCGTACAGCACCACGCCGAGCGAGTAGACATCGGTCATGGTGGTGACGAGTTCGCCGCGCACCTGTTCCGGCGCGGCATAGTGCAGGGTGAAGGCGCGCACCTCGGTGCGCGGATGCATCGGCACCGGCTCCGGGTCGTCGAGCAGCTTGGCGATGCCGAAATCCAGCAGGCGCACGTCGCCCGAGGGCGTGACCAGGATGTTGGACGGTTTGAGGTCGCGGTGGACGATCAGGTTGGCGTGCGCGTGGCTGACCGCTTCGCAGACCTGCAGGAACAGCGCCAGCCGCGCGTCCAGGCCCACGTTGTTGGCCTGGCAGTAATCGGTGATCGAGACGCCTTCGACGTACTCGAGCGCGAGGTAGGGTTGGCCTTCGCTGCCGATGCCGGCATCCAGCAGCCGCGCGATGTTGGGATGCTCCAGGCGCGCGAGGATTTCGCGCTCGCGGGTGAAGCGCAGCCGCAGGTTGGGGTCGGCCAGGCCCGGCCGCAGCAGTTTCAGCGCGACGCGGCGCTTGTACAGGCCGTCCGCGCGCGTGGCCAGCCAGACCAGGCCCATGCCGCCCTCGCCGAGCAGCGACTCCAGCTGGTAAGGGCCGATGCGCATGCCCGGCTTGAGCTGGCCGGGCTTGTCGACCAGCGGCTGGTCGATGAAGCCGTCGCCTTCCTCTTCCAGCGCGAGCAGCGCCTCGACGTCGCGCGCGGTGTCAGGATCGTCGGCGCGCAGGATCTCGAGTTGTTCGGCGCGCGCGTCCGGCTCCAGTTCCAGCAGGACGTCCAGCAGCGGGGACAGGCGTTTCCAGCGTTCGACGTCCATCGGTGCGGCGCGGGTGGGACGGGCTCAGCTGTCCGCCATCGCCGACAGCAGGAACAGCCGCGCCTTCTGCCAGTCGCGGCGGATGCTGCGCTCCGAGCGCTGCAGCAGTTCGGCGATCTCCAGCTCGGACAGGCCGGCGAAGTAGCGCATCTCCACCACCTGGGCCAGGCGTTCGTCGGCGGCGGCCAGCTTCTCCAGCGCGTCGTTCAGCGCCAGCATGTCCTCGTCCAGGCGCAGGTTGCCTTCGACTTCCTCGGGGATGTCGGCCACGCGCTTGAGGTCGCCGCCGCGCTTGCGCGCCAGCCGGCTGCGGGCGTAATCCACCACCACGCTGCGCATCGACGAGGCGGCATAGGCGAAGAAGTGCGCGCGGTCCTCGAACTTGGCCGTGCCGGTGGAGCCGAGCAGCTTCAGGTAGGACTCGTGCACCAGCGCGGTGGCGTCCAGCGTGTAGCCGTGCTGGCCGGACAGCTGGCGGCGCGCCATGGTGTGCAGTTCCTGGTACAGGGTGGCCAGCACGCGGTCCAGCGCGGCGCGGTCGCCGCTGCGGGCCGAGTCCAGCCACAAGGTGATGTCAGTCGCGTCGGCCATCCGTCTTCCCCACGTGCCAAGGGCGCGAATATAACGTCATTTACCTCACAGGACGTGAGGAGGGGCGGGTTCGCCCGCCGGGGTCAGCGCTGGCAGTGCCCGCACCAGACCGTGGCCCGCTGGCCGATGCTGGCGTGCTTCATCGGCCGCCCGCAGCGCGGGCACGGTTCGCCGCCGCGGCCGTAGGCCGAGAGTTCCTGCTCGAAGTACCCCGGCGCCCCGTCCGGGCTCAGGAAATCCCGCAACGTGGTGCCGCCGCGGGTGATGGCGTAGGCCAGGATGTCCTTCACCGCGTCCGCCAGGGCGCCGTAGCGTTCGCGCGAGACCCTGCCCGCCGCGCGCAACGGCGAGATGCCGGCCCGGAACAGGCTTTCGGCCGCATAGATGTTGCCCACGCCCACCACCACCGCCTGGTCCATCAGGAAGGTCTTCACCGGCGCCTTGCGGCCGCGGCTCAGTGCGAACAGGTAGTCGCCGTCGAAGGCAT includes the following:
- a CDS encoding ECF-type sigma factor, with protein sequence MADATDITLWLDSARSGDRAALDRVLATLYQELHTMARRQLSGQHGYTLDATALVHESYLKLLGSTGTAKFEDRAHFFAYAASSMRSVVVDYARSRLARKRGGDLKRVADIPEEVEGNLRLDEDMLALNDALEKLAAADERLAQVVEMRYFAGLSELEIAELLQRSERSIRRDWQKARLFLLSAMADS